A single genomic interval of Pochonia chlamydosporia 170 chromosome 7, whole genome shotgun sequence harbors:
- a CDS encoding cell division control protein 15, cdc15 (similar to Neosartorya fischeri NRRL 181 XP_001267351.1), whose product MAVMAVTLLSWPPGSEPRLGECIGKGAFGSVYKAFNWSTGEAVAVKQIKLVDLPKSELRMIESEIDLLKNLLHDNIVKYIGFVKSADCLNIILEYCENGSLHSILKAYGKFPENLVGVYMTQVLLGLQYLHDQGVIHRDIKGANILTTKDGTVKLADFGVSTSTLAGGQDKEAQVVGTPYWMAPEIIQLSGASSASDIWSVGCTVIELLQGRPPYHNLAAMPALFAIVNDDHPPLPEGISPAARDFLMQCFQKDPNLRVSARKLLRHAWIVGCRRAEAPVSKAPDNFNQAVEEVKQWNKALNSSEPALRSSTGSDVTGVSSRFVGGTPVKGPLGLAKPRLGVEAFKTAEQAADNDNWDDDFVTAISPSALQLPHLKPQDNFGGLLSSDKLKAFASTNDLRIDTDNYDDDFEGELLTIKGPAQQRDEVQDQTLRPIHKRTVTSTDTKSHQRNKSSSGKIGAIVASSSGPKSPSKSHFGSKFELPPRPDVVYREQSVEDFSDLFVDNDEAFNHRVNRAVRRGSRATDAPQLFHPSDLTSLPRSMQAPDGSVRKRPPSRPSVLPDRPMRRARSSIEIQKFAEDDDEDFSDVFGASDSIAEREESERGSEDGGLMLLSKMSSNSWLGDDEEEYDPFASMDPGWDEMDLEANIARDRHARLAEKVEDLVSSLKTTEADDILAELSEDLLGLLWENKEVKNLIISAHGLLPILEILEPCTVKSRQYMILQLLKVVNAIILDDVEIQENLCFVGGIPIITKFAARQYSDEIRLEAAAFVRQMYQTSTLTLQMFVSAGGLNVLVEFLDEDYDVARDLVLIGVNGIWNVFELQGPTPKNDFCRIFSRSKILYPLALVLHRVLDEEGEDDLGELIEGRIVNIFYLFSQAENYVKEVVADRQVLKSVLKDLRRMTPVHQVTMLKFIKNLSMLSTTIESLHSADAIEFLIDLLSYSMKKAQKQFREICNQVLNTLFNLCRLSKERQEDAAVGGIIPLLLRIMQTDRPPKEFALPILCDMAHSGSKGRRYLWQNKGLDFYVSLLTDQYWQVTALDAILVWFQEETANVENHLVDGNFTRAIVSCFSTNKLNAFDSNLLEPMHKLLRLSPSIAASLAKPEMFAGIAQRLGHKKPVVRLNLLRLVRIIMDACEPGLGGGDGSRTLNNRQIRSLMDSIQTLAETDSAVLVRNLAAELVKSHIDINSGMVLMRHDGGGISSASSQVGSASSSRRGTRRNTSYTPPSLQSSVSMPQTPTHRSRASLAGNAGAYIEVAASPRRTAAASALERDAIYYRPRSRDSASGIVPTGIPRRVSGDSTSSISSSATTGSTGGPSSKSRLPRTSLAGRPSGAPFSVLRGDPAPPMVVRSDSSASNKENGASGNGHTTASISRPTSSRDGMAAVAAGVSKRRPRAPSELKWSYTK is encoded by the exons ATGGCCGTCATGGCGGTCACGCTGCTGTCGTGGCCACCAGGGAGCGAGCCG AGATTAGGTGAATGCATTGGTAAGGGAGCGTTCGGGTCAGTCTACAAGGCCTTCAACTGGAGCACCGGCGAGGCTGTTGCTGTCAAGCAGATCAAGCTCGTAGACCTGCCTAAAAGCGAGCTGCGAATGATTGAG AGCGAAATCGATTTGCTCAAAAATCTTTTG CACGACAATATTGTCAAGTATATAGGTTTCGTGAAATCAGCCGACTGTCTCAACATTATACTAGA ATACTGCGAAAACGGCTCCTTGCACTCCATATTAAAGGCCTATGGCAAATTCCCCGAGAATCTCGTTGGTGTGTACATGACACAGGTTCTTTTAGGTCTACAATATCTCCACGATCAGGGTGTCATTCATCGGGATATCAAGGGTGCCAacattctcaccaccaaagatGGCACCGTCAAATTGGCAGACTTTGGCGTTTCTACCAGCACACTAGCGGGAGGACAGGATAAGGAGGCCCAAGTTGTTGGCACGCCATACTGGATGGCACCGGAAATCATTCAGCTTTCCGGTGCAAGCTCCGCCTCTGACATATGGAGCGTTGGATGTACCGTCATCGAGCTTCTGCAAGGGCGACCCCCGTACCACAATCTGGCTGCAATGCCAGCActctttgccattgtcaacgacGACCACCCACCGTTACCTGAGGGGATTTCGCCT GCTGCAAGGGATTTTCTTATGCAGTGTTTTCAAAAAGACCCCAACCTGCGCGTCTCAGCCCGAAAGTTGCTGCGGCATGCGTGGATCGTTGGATGCCGCCGAGCTGAAGCACCTGTATCCAAAGCACCCGATAACTTTAACCAGGCTGTCGAAGAAGTCAAACAGTGGAACAAAGCTTTAAACTCCTCCGAACCCGCACTTCGATCTTCGACCGGATCCGATGTCACTGGTGTATCATCTCGGTTCGTTGGTGGCACTCCCGTCAAAGGCCCGTTGGGACTTGCTAAGCCTAGACTTGGCGTCGAGGCCTTCAAGACGGCAGAGCAAGCTG CAGACAATGACAACTGGGACGACGATTTTGTCACTGCCATCTCCCCGAGTGCATTACAGCTCCCGCACCTAAAACCACAGGATAACTTTGGAGGGCTTTTATCGAGTGATAAGCTGAAGGCTTTTGCATCGACGAATGACCTAAGGATAGATACTGACAACTACGATGACGACTTTGAGGGCGAGTTGTTGACCATCAAAGGCCCAGCACAACAACGTGACGAAGTACAAGATCAAACTCTTCGACCAATCCATAAGAGAACAGTCACGAGTACAGACACGAAGTCACATCAACGTAATAAGTCGTCTTCTGGGAAAATTGGCGCCATAGTAGCCAGCTCCTCTGGACCAAAGTCCCCGTCAAAGAGCCACTTTGGCAGCAAGTTTGAACTCCCTCCTCGTCCAGACGTAGTGTACCGAGAGCAAAGCGTGGAGGATTTCTCCGACTTATTCGTCGATAATGATGAAGCCTTCAACCACAGGGTCAACAGGGCTGTCAGAAGG GGCTCTCGCGCAACTGATGCACCGCAGCTCTTCCATCcatcagacttgacaagTCTCCCTCGTTCCATGCAGGCTCCCGATGGCAGTGTCAGAAAGAGGCCACCCTCGCGGCCATCTGTACTACCTGATCGACCCATGCGCCGCGCTCGTTCATCCATAGAGATCCAGAAATTCgccgaagacgacgatgaggattTTTCAGACGTTTTTGGCGCTAGTGATTCCATAGCAGAGAGGGAAGAAAGCGAGCGTGGCTCTGAAGATGGCGGCCTGATGCTATTGTCGAAAATGTCGAGCAACTCTTGGCtgggagatgatgaggaagagtATGATCCATTTGCGTCCATGGATCCTGGCTGGGATGAAATGGACCTCGAAGCAAACATAGCCAGAGACAGGCATGCTCGTTTGGCGGAGAAGGTCGAAGATCTTGTCAGTTCGCTGAAAACGACGGAAGCAGATGACATCCTGGCAGAACTGTCTGAAGACTTG CTCGGCTTATTGTGGGAGAACAAGGAAGTCAAGAACTTGATCATTAGCGCGCATGGGTTGCTGCCGATTCTGGAGATTTTAGAGCCCTGCACAGTGAAGAGCAGGCAGTACATGATACTACAGCTGTTGAAAGTTGTCAATGCA ATCATCCTTGACGATGTGGAAATTCAAGAAAACCTTTGTTTCGTGGGTGGTATACCCATCATCACTAAATTTGCGGCTCGCCAATATTCCGACGAAATTAGGCTTGAGGCAGCTGCATTTGTACGACAAATGTACCAAACCAGTACCCTTACCCTCCAAATGTTCGTGTCGGCCGGTGGTTTGAATGTCCTAGTCGAGTTCTTGGATGAGGACTATGACGTTGCGAGGGACCTGGTGCTAATCGGAGTGAACGGCATCTGGAACGTTTTCGAACTACAAGGCCCAACTCCAAAAAACGATTTTTGCAGAATATTctcaagaagcaaaattTTATACCCCCTGGCATTGGTGCTGCACCGAGTGCTggatgaagagggcgaggatgattTGGGCGAGCTCATAGAGGggcgcatcgtcaacatATTTTACCTCTTTAGCCAGGCCGAAAACTACGTCAAAGAGGTGGTCGCAGATCGGCAAGTCCTCAAGAGCGTGCTGAAGGACCTGCGTCGCATGACGCCGGTCCACCAGGTTACGATGCTCAAGTTTATCAAGAACCTGTCAATGCTGTCAACAACGATTGAATCCCTTCACTCGGCGGATGCTATAGAGTTCCTCATCGACTTATTGAGTTATAGCATGAAGAAGGCCCAGAAACAGTTCCGCGAAATATGCAACCAAGTACTCAATACGTTGTTCAATCTATGCCGCCTCAGCAAGGAACGCCAAGAAGACGCGGCTGTGGGAGGCATAATCCCCTTGCTCCTGCGCATTATGCAGACCGATCGTCCGCCCAAGGAGTTTGCCTTGCCCATACTGTGTGACATGGCACATTCTGGGTCCAAAGGACGGCGCTATCTGTGGCAGAATAAGGGTCTCGACTTTTACGTATCATTATTAACTGATCAATACTGGCAGGTCACAGCATTGGACGCAATTCTGGTGTGGTTTCAAGAAGAGACGGCCAATGTGGAAAATCACTTGGTCGACGGCAACTTCACGCGAGCAATCGTTAGCTGCTTCAGTACTAACAAGCTGAACGCCTTCGATTCTAATCTTTTAGAGCCAATGCACAAGTTGCTCCGTCTCAGTCCATCAATAGCAGCATCTCTAGCCAAACCCGAAATGTTTGCGGGTATTGCCCAACGGCTCGGTCACAAGAAACCCGTCGTCAGGCTGAATCTGTTGAGGCTTGTCCGTATTATTATGGACGCCTGCGAACCCGGCCTTGGCGGTGGCGACGGATCTCGTACGCTCAACAACCGACAGATTCGATCACTCATGGATTCCATCCAGACACTTGCCGAGACAGACTCTGCAGTCCTCGTGCGCAATCTGGCAGCTGAGCTCGTCAAGTCTcacatcgacatcaactCGGGCATGGTCCTCATGCGCCACGACGGCGGCGGTATATCATCCGCCTCATCACAAGTCGGTTCCgcatcatcttcaagacGAGGCACCCGTCGCAACACAAGCTACACACCACCAAGTCTCCAATCGTCGGTATCTATGCCCCAAACACCCACACACCGCAGCAGAGCCAGTCTAGCAGGAAACGCTGGTGCCTACATCGAAGTCGCCGCCAGCCCTCGCCGCACCGCAGCAGCTTCGGCCCTCGAACGCGACGCCATCTACTATCGTCCACGAAGCCGGGACAGCGCAAGCGGCATCGTACCAACTGGGATCCCCCGCCGAGTCAGCGGCGACTCAACCTCGTCCATAAGCAGTTCCGCCACGACAGGGTCAACCGGCGGCCCTTCCTCCAAGAGTCGCCTCCCACGTACGTCCCTCGCCGGCCGCCCGTCAGGCGCCCCCTTCTCCGTTCTTAGAGGGGATCCCGCTCCGCCCATGGTTGTTCGCAGCGACAGCAGCGCCAGTAATAAGGAGAATGGCGCCTCTGGCAACGGCCACACCACAGCGAGTA
- a CDS encoding dihydrofolate synthetase Fol3 (similar to Cordyceps militaris CM01 XP_006674797.1) yields MPAAKDIQRALARIRAAMPAQKKTAIGHRNIKLGLERISRVVPDEQKWIGVHVGGTNGKGSICALLAGMFKLSGLSHGTYISPALPERHNGITINGLYINKRMYEMEIQHVEEAYKRIASGWTFAGDVGLGDLTPFELETAAAFRVFNKMNVQYGIVEVGMGGATDATNAMKEKAVTVISKIDLDHQEYLGNTIEEIAKVKAGIMRPGVPCIVDHTNPASVMDVLRDHAQSVGTQVSLSSKALPLIEDLDQDRFKLQDYEQQNLLCATLAFRNLFPNLSIDVNKLLSLKPQLPGRMEQVNVSGLTSGTRQKSILVDGAHNMLGVEALAKYVDGNLRATSEPVSWVIGLSSSKSKPFSKIIETLIRPQDNLAFVEYTPGPNDPPPAPAELGRDVAAQVIKDESRLYGGEPTIGEGVQWACGKAGEGPVVVTGSLYMIREFYQTQGVEPSRKIKTRRPGRSQLWRYIRLSQERPLTSEEAREFKQARRHWHLSPMKSSVFRDVRGGGSPAPPSTSENVRKLQQTAAHHKNQADGYGKAIRSIKKDLEGRENDELSKNLQHLEKQQQEHLSAYNSAMYKVRGHVVDPDKKHISHEDIFGRPEKRKTRITALLPEEDATQDEQPPPSRWLPSETQPKKGGR; encoded by the coding sequence ATGCCGGCTGCAAAGGACATTCAAAGAGCCTTAGCTCGCATCAGAGCCGCCATGCCCGCCCAAAAGAAGACGGCCATAGGGCATCGCAACATTAAGCTGGGACTGGAGCGCATCAGTCGCGTCGTTCCTGATGAGCAAAAATGGATTGGAGTTCATGTCGGTGgcaccaatggcaaaggATCAATATGTGCTTTGCTGGCGGGCATGTTCAAGCTGTCCGGTCTTAGCCACGGTACCTATATATCACCGGCCTTACCTGAGCGTCACAATGGCATTACCATCAACGGCTTGTACATAAACAAGCGCATGTACGAAATGGAGATTCAACACGTGGAGGAGGCGTACAAACGAATTGCCTCTGGCTGGACTTTTGCCGGGGACGTCGGCCTAGGTGACCTGACACCCTTTGAGCTGGAAACCGCCGCAGCTTTTCGAGTCTTCAACAAAATGAACGTGCAGTATGGCATAGTCGAGGTTGGCATGGGTGGTGCAACAGATGCCACGAATGCGATGAAGGAGAAAGCCGTCACAGTCATCTCCAAGATTGACCTCGACCACCAAGAGTATCTGGGCAACACTATTGAGGAAATCGCAAAAGTCAAGGCCGGAATCATGCGACCCGGAGTCCCGTGTATTGTCGATCATACCAACCCTGCCTCCGTCATGGATGTTCTTCGAGATCACGCCCAATCAGTGGGAACGCAAGTGAGCCTATCATCCAAGGCTTTGCCATTAATAGAGGATCTCGACCAGGACAGATTCAAACTTCAAGACTACGAGCAGCAAAATTTGCTTTGCGCGACTTTGGCTTTCCGGAACTTGTTCCCAAATCTCTCAATCGATGTCAACAAGCTACTATCACTGAAACCTCAACTACCTGGGCGAATGGAGCAAGTCAATGTGTCGGGACTGACCAGCGGCACTCGCCAAAAGTCAATACTAGTTGACGGTGCCCACAACATGCTAGGAGTAGAGGCACTGGCGAAATACGTGGACGGCAATCTACGGGCCACCAGCGAGCCAGTATCCTGGGTAATTGGACTATCGTCGAGCAAGTCGAAGCCGTTCTCAAAAATCATCGAGACCTTGATTCGTCCGCAGGATAACCTCGCATTCGTCGAGTACACCCCAGGACCCAACGATCCACCCCCTGCACCAGCCGAACTTGGCCGTGACGTAGCCGCACAAGTTATCAAAGACGAGTCTCGTCTCTACGGCGGTGAGCCCACTATCGGAGAAGGAGTGCAATGGGCATGCGGCAAAGCGGGCGAAGGACCAGTTGTCGTAACAGGAAGCCTCTACATGATCCGAGAGTTCTACCAAACGCAAGGAGTAGAACCAAGCAGGAAGATCAAGACGAGGCGGCCAGGTCGGTCGCAACTCTGGCGCTATATCCGGTTGTCTCAAGAAAGACCGCTGACATCTGAAGAGGCTAGGGAGTTCAAGCAAGCCAGAAGACACTGGCACCTCTCTCCCATGAAAAGCTCTGTCTTCCGAGACGTgcgcggcggcggcagccCAGCACCGCCGTCGACATCAGAAAACGTCCGAAAACTCCAACAAACCGCCGCTCACCACAAAAACCAAGCCGACGGATATGGCAAAGCCATTCGCAGCATAAAGAAAGACCTCGAGGGGCGCGAGAACGACGAGCTCTCCAAGAacttgcagcatcttgagaagcagcagcaggagcatTTAAGTGCGTACAACAGCGCCATGTACAAAGTACGAGGCCATGTTGTCGATCCCGATAAGAAGCACATCAGTCACGAGGATATCTTTGGACGGCCTGAGAAAAGAAAGACGAGGATTACTGCCCTCCTCCCCGAAGAAGATGCTACACAAGATGAACAGCCTCCGCCGTCAAGGTGGCTACCGTCCGAGACGCAGCCAAAAAAGGGTGGCAGATAG